Proteins from one Listeria weihenstephanensis genomic window:
- the ybeY gene encoding rRNA maturation RNase YbeY: MMTLDLAMMDETEELSQEALELVEDLLQFAAEKLEIQDESELAVTFVENARIQEINREYRDKDQPTDVISFALEELGEGEVEIAWDADMAAPRILGDIVISTERALEQADEYGHGFDRELGFLALHGLLHLLGYDHIEPADEDEMFSLQREVLNAYGLER, from the coding sequence ATAATGACTTTAGATCTTGCTATGATGGATGAAACAGAGGAACTATCACAAGAGGCGCTTGAATTGGTCGAGGATTTACTACAATTCGCGGCTGAAAAATTGGAAATTCAAGATGAAAGCGAACTTGCGGTAACGTTTGTTGAAAATGCGCGAATTCAAGAGATTAACCGAGAGTATCGGGATAAAGATCAGCCGACAGATGTGATTTCGTTTGCCCTAGAAGAATTGGGTGAAGGAGAAGTAGAAATTGCTTGGGATGCGGATATGGCGGCACCTCGTATTTTAGGGGATATCGTTATATCGACGGAACGGGCGTTAGAACAAGCGGACGAGTACGGGCATGGATTCGATCGCGAACTTGGTTTTCTAGCGTTACACGGCCTGCTGCACCTCTTAGGCTATGATCATATCGAGCCTGCGGATGAAGACGAGATGTTTTCATTACAAAGAGAAGTGTTGAATGCCTATGGACTCGAAAGATAA
- a CDS encoding HD family phosphohydrolase, whose protein sequence is MKNRKKWIDWYDKTGKRYVTPVILIFFFVVAFVLICQMVKPESYNVKLFEVAEKTIRSPQTIEDPEKTAEEQTKAAADVDDVYVFNRETAQNRESLISSLFAYVTEVNRDAAEKDAANKKAAEAANNATPAPTTLDEKLASLKSKLSKDVSENITSALSNTVLTTLLQMTVKDIQAVEKEVISALDVAMDQSVRKDNLTDIKVGARDTIELSNLPTSYKGIAKTILSYAIVPNEVYSAQQTEDRRKEASANVVPVKILQGQVVVQEGQIIDREIYRQLDLLHLLDQKMPIKQYAGFALLLLSLAVMLYFFTNKQKSLDKPTKNQYMLVFSSVYIIVLLMLLIIRFLEGVYISNISFLFPAAFGPMIIKILLNEKFAFMMTIFTSVASFFVFQSDATAAVNITVPTYILLSGLASIVVLRDYSRRSAILLSGFIVGLANTAFVILLLLISNTGLLTLAFWGPVGYAFLGGVGSFVLGIGMIPLFETVFGMLTTSRLVELSNPNHPLLKKIMMKAPGTYHHSLMVANLAEACADAIGANSLLVRVGCFYHDIGKTLRPPYFVENQLQGINPHDRLTPEQSRDIIIAHTTDGAAILRENHFPQPIIDIALEHHGTTLVKYFYYKAKEENPDVKEANFRYPGPKPHTREIAIINIADSVEAAVRSCDAPTKEKIKAIVDSIIEDRIKDKQYVECDITFQEIEVVRATLCATLNGIYHQRIQYPAEDK, encoded by the coding sequence ATGAAAAATCGAAAGAAATGGATAGACTGGTATGATAAAACGGGGAAAAGGTACGTAACACCAGTTATTTTAATCTTCTTTTTCGTTGTAGCCTTTGTACTTATTTGTCAGATGGTGAAGCCGGAATCTTATAATGTGAAGCTTTTTGAAGTAGCGGAGAAAACGATTCGTTCGCCGCAAACGATTGAAGATCCAGAGAAAACGGCGGAGGAGCAAACAAAAGCTGCCGCGGACGTGGATGATGTGTATGTCTTTAACCGGGAAACGGCGCAGAATCGCGAATCGCTCATTAGCTCTTTATTTGCTTATGTGACGGAGGTAAACCGAGACGCGGCTGAAAAGGATGCGGCTAATAAAAAAGCAGCAGAGGCAGCGAATAATGCCACTCCTGCTCCAACGACGCTAGATGAGAAGCTGGCATCTTTAAAATCAAAACTATCAAAGGATGTTTCTGAGAATATCACGTCAGCACTTAGTAATACGGTTCTAACGACACTTCTACAGATGACCGTGAAAGACATACAGGCTGTTGAGAAAGAGGTCATTAGTGCTCTTGATGTCGCGATGGATCAGAGTGTTCGTAAAGATAATTTAACGGATATAAAAGTTGGTGCGCGTGATACGATTGAGCTTTCTAATTTGCCAACGAGCTATAAAGGTATTGCTAAAACGATCCTTTCCTACGCGATTGTTCCAAATGAGGTTTATAGCGCACAGCAAACGGAGGACAGGCGGAAGGAAGCCTCGGCTAATGTCGTCCCAGTGAAGATACTTCAAGGTCAGGTTGTTGTGCAGGAAGGACAAATTATTGATCGCGAAATTTATCGGCAGTTGGACTTACTACATCTATTAGATCAAAAAATGCCAATTAAACAATATGCAGGATTCGCTTTGTTGTTATTATCACTTGCGGTCATGCTATATTTCTTCACAAACAAGCAGAAAAGTCTTGATAAACCTACTAAAAATCAATATATGTTAGTTTTTTCATCGGTATATATCATTGTATTACTGATGTTACTTATCATTCGCTTTTTAGAAGGTGTTTATATCAGCAACATTTCCTTCCTGTTCCCAGCCGCGTTTGGCCCAATGATTATTAAAATCCTGCTAAACGAGAAGTTTGCCTTTATGATGACCATTTTTACGTCTGTCGCGAGTTTCTTTGTGTTCCAAAGTGATGCAACGGCAGCGGTTAACATAACGGTTCCGACATACATTTTGCTTAGTGGTCTAGCTAGTATTGTTGTTTTGCGCGATTACAGTCGACGTTCTGCGATTTTACTCTCAGGATTTATCGTAGGGCTCGCGAACACGGCTTTTGTCATTTTGCTCCTATTAATCAGTAATACAGGCCTGCTCACGCTTGCGTTTTGGGGACCTGTTGGGTATGCTTTTCTAGGCGGTGTCGGTTCCTTTGTTCTCGGGATTGGCATGATTCCACTGTTTGAAACTGTCTTTGGGATGCTTACGACCAGCCGTTTAGTGGAGTTATCGAATCCAAATCATCCATTACTTAAGAAAATTATGATGAAAGCGCCTGGAACATATCACCATAGTTTGATGGTTGCAAATTTGGCTGAAGCTTGTGCGGACGCCATTGGTGCGAACAGTTTGCTAGTGCGTGTTGGTTGTTTTTATCACGATATTGGGAAAACGCTCAGGCCGCCTTACTTTGTAGAGAATCAGCTGCAAGGAATTAATCCGCATGACCGCTTGACGCCAGAGCAGAGTCGCGATATCATTATTGCGCATACGACGGATGGTGCTGCGATTTTGCGTGAGAATCATTTCCCGCAACCGATTATTGATATTGCGCTGGAACATCACGGTACGACGCTTGTGAAGTATTTTTATTACAAAGCGAAGGAAGAAAATCCAGACGTGAAGGAAGCCAATTTCAGATATCCAGGGCCAAAACCGCATACGAGAGAAATTGCGATTATTAATATTGCGGATAGCGTTGAGGCAGCGGTGAGATCTTGTGATGCGCCGACGAAAGAGAAAATTAAAGCGATTGTTGACAGTATCATTGAAGATCGAATAAAAGATAAACAGTATGTCGAATGCGATATTACGTTTCAAGAAATAGAAGTGGTGCGTGCAACTCTGTGCGCCACGCTGAATGGAATTTATCATCAACGGATTCAATATCCTGCGGAAGATAAGTGA
- a CDS encoding PhoH family protein: MPTDHENKKMTLADGFDARELFGNNDAHIKLIEDAFQVQIITRGETITIQGTEVDEAHVAAVLEALVSVILKDIHVDERDVTQAIKMEQNGTVEYFASLYDEEITVNAKGKMIRPKTFGQRKYVRTINKFDIVFGIGPAGTGKTYLAVVKAVEAWKKGTVNKIILTRPAVEAGESLGFLPGDLKEKVDPYLRPVYDALYDIFGVEHTTRLMDRGVIEIAPLAYMRGRTLDNAFVILDEAQNTTVAQMKMFLTRLGFESKMIVNGDTTQIDLPKGATSGLVNAESVLRDVKNIGFVYFEHFDVVRHPLVAEIIKAYEGKLK, translated from the coding sequence ATGCCAACAGACCATGAAAATAAAAAGATGACACTTGCGGACGGGTTTGACGCTAGGGAACTGTTTGGAAATAATGATGCACACATTAAATTAATCGAAGACGCTTTCCAAGTACAGATCATCACTCGCGGAGAGACGATAACAATACAAGGAACGGAAGTTGATGAGGCGCATGTAGCTGCAGTTTTGGAAGCGCTAGTCAGTGTTATTTTAAAAGATATACATGTGGATGAACGAGATGTGACACAAGCTATAAAAATGGAGCAAAATGGGACTGTTGAGTATTTTGCTAGTCTCTATGATGAAGAAATAACGGTGAATGCAAAGGGAAAGATGATTCGTCCGAAAACGTTTGGTCAGCGCAAATATGTGCGCACGATTAATAAATTTGATATTGTTTTTGGAATCGGTCCTGCTGGAACTGGGAAAACGTATCTTGCGGTCGTGAAGGCTGTAGAGGCTTGGAAAAAAGGGACGGTGAACAAGATCATTTTGACGCGTCCGGCTGTCGAGGCTGGCGAGAGTCTAGGTTTTTTACCTGGGGATTTGAAAGAGAAGGTCGACCCATATTTACGCCCGGTTTATGATGCTTTGTACGATATTTTTGGCGTAGAGCATACAACTCGTTTGATGGATCGTGGGGTTATTGAGATCGCACCTCTTGCTTATATGCGTGGGAGGACACTCGATAATGCATTCGTTATTCTTGATGAAGCGCAAAATACGACGGTCGCGCAGATGAAAATGTTTTTAACGCGGCTTGGATTTGAATCGAAAATGATTGTCAACGGCGATACGACGCAAATTGATTTGCCAAAAGGTGCAACGAGTGGGCTTGTCAATGCTGAGTCGGTTTTGCGTGATGTGAAAAATATCGGTTTTGTCTATTTTGAACATTTTGATGTTGTGCGTCACCCGCTTGTTGCGGAAATCATTAAAGCGTATGAAGGAAAGTTGAAGTAG
- a CDS encoding GatB/YqeY domain-containing protein: protein MSLLDQLNEDMKQAMRAKEKEKLSVIRMLKAALQNEAIRLGTDDLSPDDEVTILSREMKQRRDSLNEFEKADRADLVEKLQDEIVIVEAYLPKQLSEEEIAEIVKVTIEEVGATSPADFGKVMTAVMPKVKGKADGNAVNKFVKQYLS from the coding sequence ATGAGTCTCCTTGACCAACTGAATGAGGATATGAAGCAAGCGATGCGCGCGAAAGAGAAAGAAAAGCTTTCCGTTATCCGCATGTTAAAAGCGGCTTTGCAAAATGAAGCCATTCGTCTAGGTACAGATGATCTATCTCCTGACGACGAAGTGACCATTCTTTCCCGCGAAATGAAACAACGTCGCGACTCTCTAAACGAATTCGAAAAGGCAGATCGAGCTGACCTTGTCGAGAAGTTACAAGATGAGATTGTGATTGTGGAGGCGTATTTGCCAAAACAACTTTCTGAGGAAGAAATCGCTGAAATTGTAAAAGTTACGATCGAAGAAGTTGGTGCAACATCTCCAGCCGATTTTGGCAAAGTGATGACCGCTGTTATGCCTAAAGTAAAAGGTAAAGCAGACGGAAATGCAGTCAATAAATTCGTGAAACAATATCTTTCATAA
- the rpsU gene encoding 30S ribosomal protein S21 yields the protein MSKTVVRKNESLEDALRRFKRTVSKTGTMQEVRKREFYEKPSVKRKKKSEAARKRKF from the coding sequence ATGTCAAAAACAGTAGTTCGTAAAAACGAATCGCTTGAAGATGCTCTTCGTCGCTTTAAACGTACTGTTTCCAAAACAGGTACAATGCAAGAAGTTAGAAAGCGCGAATTTTATGAAAAACCAAGCGTAAAACGTAAAAAGAAATCAGAAGCAGCAAGAAAACGCAAATTCTAA
- a CDS encoding 16S rRNA (uracil(1498)-N(3))-methyltransferase, protein MQRYFVDEIKAETAVITGDNFHHITRVMRMKLEDEVYLVTPDERTAVAAISELGEDFVRLNVISWLEASSELPVEITIASGLPKGDKLELITQKGTELGAKHFLSFPAKRSISKWDGKKAKKKTERLEKIAMEAAEQSHRSFIPDFEHLDTFAALLEKSAAYDYVVVAYEESAKEGETAALATLFGTMEKDQSVLAIFGPEGGFDAEEIAKLEAHHALKVGLGPRILRTETAPFYFLAAASYAFELAKNG, encoded by the coding sequence ATGAGATAAAAGCAGAGACGGCCGTGATTACTGGGGATAATTTTCATCATATAACACGTGTGATGCGAATGAAGCTCGAGGATGAAGTCTATCTTGTCACACCAGACGAGAGAACAGCGGTAGCGGCGATTAGTGAGCTTGGCGAAGATTTTGTACGACTCAATGTGATATCATGGCTGGAGGCGTCTTCAGAGCTTCCTGTTGAAATCACGATTGCGAGCGGTTTGCCAAAAGGTGATAAATTAGAACTGATCACGCAAAAAGGAACGGAACTTGGCGCCAAGCATTTCTTGTCTTTCCCAGCGAAACGTTCGATTTCCAAATGGGACGGTAAAAAAGCGAAGAAGAAGACAGAGCGTTTAGAAAAAATCGCAATGGAAGCCGCTGAACAGTCTCATCGGAGTTTTATTCCTGATTTTGAGCATCTGGATACGTTTGCGGCCTTGCTCGAAAAGTCGGCCGCGTACGATTATGTCGTGGTTGCCTATGAAGAAAGCGCTAAAGAGGGTGAAACGGCTGCTTTAGCCACACTTTTTGGCACGATGGAAAAAGACCAATCGGTACTCGCTATCTTTGGTCCAGAAGGCGGTTTTGACGCGGAAGAAATTGCTAAACTAGAAGCTCATCATGCGCTTAAAGTAGGGCTGGGTCCACGAATTTTGCGAACGGAAACAGCACCGTTTTATTTTTTAGCAGCGGCATCTTATGCGTTTGAACTTGCTAAAAATGGGTAA